One genomic window of Daphnia pulex isolate KAP4 chromosome 12, ASM2113471v1 includes the following:
- the LOC124209917 gene encoding venom protease-like, whose amino-acid sequence MREITLLLVPLLFVLFICSVQGHLLRRRNYKPLPWRPDTRLHKRQVNFGEEETSEISSLTTGFNGGGINDCQTPEGVVGTCTPLTNCPHLADMLSVPSPAILNFLRQSICGYEGYDPKVCCSYPTGMENVDSSAFFFGESTGEIPPPFVPKPPVRPPPHPGRPSVLPARCGNTNATSTRIVGGEDAPPGAWPWIALLGYKDPITQQVDHLCGGALISSQYVITAAHCVYNKKDLYSVRVGEHVLQSDMDGNRHQDVLIASRMPHEGFDSVSFQNDIAILKLAVRVEFTAEVQPICLPMDPLIRNKNYVRSNPFVAGWGATSFNGPSSLTLREVQIPVVTQESCKESYKNFKTVVVDQSVLCAGLGKGGKDACQGDSGGPLMIPDKDRFYLLGVVSFGYKCAVPGFPGVYTRIPFYLDWILSKMQ is encoded by the exons atgcGTGAAATAACGCTTCTTCTAGTGCCATTGCTCTTCGTCCTCTTCATCTGCTCCGTCCAAGGTCATTTGCTCCGGCGGAGGAATTACAAGCCACTGCCATGGAGACCGGATACCCGGCTACATAAAAGACAAG TGAATtttggagaagaggaaacgtcaGAAATCAGCAGTCTCACCACGGGTTTTAACGGGGGTGGAATAAACGATTGTCAAACTCCAGAAGGAGTCGTAGGAACCTGCACACCCTTGACAAATTGTCCGCATCTGGCTGACATGTTATCTGTACCAAGCCCGGCTATACTCAACTTTCTTCGACAATCCATTTGCGGTTATGAAGGTTACGATCCTAAG GTGTGTTGTTCGTACCCAACGGGTATGGAAAATGTCGACTCATCGGCGTTCTTCTTCGGAGAATCCACCGGAGAAATACCTCCACCATTCGTTCCGAAACCACCGGTACGTCCACCGCCACACCCGGGTCGGCCTAGCGTTTTGCCAGCTCGATGTGGAAATACCAACGCCACAAGTACCCGAATTGTTGGTGGTGAGGATGCTCCACCAG GTGCCTGGCCATGGATAGCACTTCTGGGCTACAAGGATCCTATTACCCAGCAGGTTGACCACTTGTGTGGTGGTGCTTTGATCAGTTCGCAATATGTAATTACAGCAGCTCATTGCgtttacaacaaaaaagattt gtATTCGGTTCGTGTAGGAGAACACGTTCTCCAAAGCGACATGGACGGTAATAGACATCAAGATGTGCTGATTGCGAGTCGCATGCCGCACGAAGGCTTCGATTCCGTTAGCTTTCAGAATGATATCGCCATCTTGAAACTGGCTGTGAGAGTGGAATTTACAG CGGAAGTGCAACCTATATGCTTGCCCATGGATCCATTGatccgaaataaaaattacgtCAGGTCCAATCCGTTTGTCGCAGGGTGGGGAGCAACATCTTTCA atggaCCATCAAGTTTGACGCTCAGAGAAGTGCAGATTCCCGTCGTTACGCAAGAGAGCTGCAAAGAATCCTACAAGAATTTTAAAACGGTTGTTGTTGACCAATCCGTTTTGTGCGCTGGACTGGGTAAAGGAGGCAAAGATGCGTGTCAG GGAGATTCTGGGGGACCTTTGATGATCCCTGATAAAGATCGCTTCTATTTACTTGGCGTCGTCTCATTTGGCTACAAATGCGCGGTGCCCGGATTTCCTGGCGTCTATACCCGAATTCCTTTTTATCTCGATTGGATTTTGTCCAAAATGCAATAA